In Podospora pseudoanserina strain CBS 124.78 chromosome 5, whole genome shotgun sequence, a single window of DNA contains:
- a CDS encoding hypothetical protein (EggNog:ENOG503PX0B) — protein MHSKLLILGALPMLAMARAYPPLLRGRTDGGYVTTPVKTCEDIGQQTCGDGCVPLEYSCCPTEEGACAAGYKCQIGDNDKYGCCPEGQTCVGNGGSVTTTFSTPLPSSSAPACEEEPLPIDDVEEPGPTSTDAIEEPEPTSIDVVDEPTSTETAEEPLTSEPAEDTEPTGTDLVDEPEPTITSTIVESDLPSVGASDSFELSATTTQEPGTTVTGEPSATGTATAIPIGTLTSLSTTLTPLPTSYTTSTIYTTTLVTITSCAPTVPCNGAPTVITKTIPFTTTVCPVTPSIIPTGTTRLPILPPVKPTYGCSQGVGANCPRPTSPTHTWTATRTPSGTAPWDGNYTGIYTGYLPTTTGQAASTTSRPVTAGAGKGVPGAGWVHGIVAGVAVLGLAL, from the coding sequence ATGCATTCCAAGTTGTTGATCTTGGGCGCTTTGCCCATGCTCGCCATGGCACGGGCgtatcctccccttctcagAGGACGTACAGATGGCGGCTACGTCACGACTCCCGTCAAGACATGCGAGGATATTGGGCAGCAGACCTGTGGAGATGGTTGTGTTCCCTTGGAGTACAGCTGCTGCCCCACCGAGGAGGGAGCTTGTGCAGCTGGTTATAAATGCCAGATCGGAGACAACGACAAGTACGGGTGCTGTCCCGAAGGTCAGACATGTGTCGGCAATGGCGGCTCTGTCACGACCACCTTTTCGACCCCACTTCCTTCTTCAAGCGCTCCTGCCTGCGAGGAAGAGCCGCTCCCCATTGATGACGTCGAGGAACCCGGGCCAACTTCCACTGATGCGATCGAGGAGCCTGAACCGACCTCCATTGATGTCGTTGACGAGCCAACTTCCACTGAGACTGCCGAAGAGCCTCTGACCTCCGAACCAGCGGAGGACACCGAGCCCACCGGCACCGACCTTGTCGACGAGCCCGAGCCAACTATAACCTCCACCATCGTCGAGTCCGACCTCCCCAGCGTCGGAGCATCTGATAGCTTCGAGCTCTCTGCCACGACCACCCAGGAGCCCGGCACCACAGTAACTGGCGAGCCCTCAGCCACCGGGACAGCGACCGCAATCCCCATCGGAACCCTTACCTCCCTTTCCAcgaccctcaccccccttccaacaaGCTACACAACCTCCACAATCTACACTACCACCCTCGTGACCATCACCTCCTGCGCCCCCACCGTTCCCTGCAACGGCGCTCCCACCGTCATCACAAAGACCATTCCCTTCACGACCACAGTCTGCCCCGTCACTCCGAGCATTATCCCCACGGGCACAACCAGGCTCCCCATTCTACCCCCCGTCAAGCCGACCTACGGCTGCTCCCAAGGCGTCGGCGCCAACTGCCCTCGTCCCACTTCCCCAACTCACACTTGGACAGCAACGCGCACCCCATCGGGTACAGCGCCCTGGGACGGAAACTACACCGGAATTTACACAGGCTATCTCCCTACCACGACCGGCCAGGCTGCATCCACTACGTCGAGACCGGTCACGGCTGGTGCTGGCAAGGGAGTGCCGGGCGCGGGTTGGGTTCACGGAATTGTAGCAGGTGTTGCTGTTTTGGGCCTGGCTTTGTAA